Genomic segment of Streptococcus australis:
TTATCATGATTTGATTGCAGGTGGAGTACACTTGGATAATCTTGTCTTGAAAGTTCAGTCTGGTGCCATCCATAGTGAAATCCCTTGGTCGGAAAATTTACCAGACTGTCTCCGATTTTTTGCAGAGAAATGGTAAGTTAGGAAAGGAGAAAGCCAATGCATATTGAAAACCTCAGCCACTGGAGTGGCAATCTCAACCGTGAAATGTACCTAAACCGTTATGGACATGCTGGGATTCCAGTTGTTGTTTTTGCTTCATCTGGTGGCAGTCACAATGAATACTACGATTTTGGCATGATTGATGCCTGTGCTTCCTTTATAGAAGAAGGTCGTGTTCAGTTCTTTACCCTATCCAGTGTGGACAGTGAGAGCTGGCTGGCTACTTGGAAAAATGCTCATGACCAGGCAGAGATGCACCGCGCCTACGAACGCTATGTGATTGAGGAGGCGATTCCTTTTATCAAGCATAAGACAGGTTGGTTTGATGGTATGATGACGACGGGTTGTTCGATGGGGGCCTACCATGCACTTAATTTCTTTCTCCAGCATCCAGATGTCTTTACCAAGGTGATTGCTCTCAGTGGTGTTTACGACGCGCGTTTCTTCGTTGGAGATTACTACAATGACGAAGCCATTTACCAAAACTCGCCAGTAGATTATATTTGGAATCAGAATGACGGCTGGTTTATCGATCGTTACCGTCAGACGGAGATTGTCGTTTGTACGGGTCTCGGTGCCTGGGAACAAGATGGTCTGCCATCCTTCTACAAGCTCAAAGAAGCCTTTGATCAGAAACAAATTCCAGCCTGGTTTGCGGAATGGGGACATGATGTCGCCCATGATTGGGAATGGTGGCGGAAACAAATGCCCTATTTTCTTGGACACCTGTATCTATAAAAGGAGTTGCCTATGAATTACCTTGTTATCTCTCCCTACTATCCACAAAACTTTCAACAGTTTACTATTGAACTTGCTAGTAAAGGCATCACAGTCTTGGGAATTGGTCAAGAACCCTACGAGCAACTGGATGAGCCTCTGCGCAATAGCCTGACCGAGTATTTCCGTGTAGACAATCTTGAGAATATAGATGAAGTTAAACGCGCAGTTGCCTTTCTTTTCTACAAGCATGGCCCTATCGACCGCATCGAGTCGCACAATGAATACTGGCTTGAACTAGACGCAACCCTAAGAGAACAATTCAATATTTTTGGTGCCAAACCAGAGGATCTCAAAAAGACCAAGTTTAAGTCTGAGATGAAGAAACTTTTCAAAAAAGCAGGCGTCCCTGTGGTACCTGGAGCTGTTATCCATACGGAAGCAGATGTGGATAGAGCAGTTGAGACGATTGGTCTACCAATGATTGCCAAACCTGATAACGGAGTGGGAGCGGCAGCAACCTTTAAGCTTGAGACAGAAGACGATGT
This window contains:
- a CDS encoding esterase family protein, producing MHIENLSHWSGNLNREMYLNRYGHAGIPVVVFASSGGSHNEYYDFGMIDACASFIEEGRVQFFTLSSVDSESWLATWKNAHDQAEMHRAYERYVIEEAIPFIKHKTGWFDGMMTTGCSMGAYHALNFFLQHPDVFTKVIALSGVYDARFFVGDYYNDEAIYQNSPVDYIWNQNDGWFIDRYRQTEIVVCTGLGAWEQDGLPSFYKLKEAFDQKQIPAWFAEWGHDVAHDWEWWRKQMPYFLGHLYL